One Streptosporangium sp. NBC_01495 DNA window includes the following coding sequences:
- a CDS encoding polysaccharide lyase 8 family protein, with product MNGHSRRSFLRLGGVTTAGALIPAYAADTETTPRASIDPFVPLRHRWRDVTAGSGFDATAEPYRIRLARLGARAAGYRDAMAAADASLWPDLAFPSLGATPARLRTMARAYALPGTGLTGDANLAAAVADGLDHYRRRVYAAGADEVGNWWYWRIGTPKNLLDAALLIGPHLTDRQSAALREAVDHFLPECRLDDYSGTSTGANRVDLCVVTLLRAVLGSDPAKAALAVSALSPVFPYVSEGDGFYRDGSFVQHTTVPYQGTYGASLLSGLATLFAVLRGSPWEITDPNRQVVFDSVERTFAPIVHDGFCMDLVSGRAIGRQPYGDHERGRAIASAILLLGETASAAERSRWQGMVKGWALRNTHRPMLEAAENDDLGFHARLAAVLDDDAVPAADEPAGHRLLAMSARAAHRGPGWCAGLSMASHRIGHYEHGNGENLRGWHTGSGMLYWWADGHGDQYSDSFWTTVDPYRLPGTTVSTRRLADGAGEAWGDTCPPGRWVGGATDGVHATVGQHLNGFESTLEAFKSWFFLDDAVVCLGAGITGEDGVPVETVVDNRRTDALLTVDEGKGWAHLEGHGGYVLPCGTRLRTLREERTGGPDLALGEVRTGSPAPALGEVRIGGPAPAAGKEGAGGPNPTLGEVRTGGPDQVTRSYVTLWFDHGVDPVSAGYVYLLLPGASLAETRARAADPGWARVLVNTARQQGVRVPSLGITAVTFWNDGTVDDLAASAPCAVLVRERGDGTATLTVSDPRRDLSELTVTWSRPVTEVVHGHPLLASATTGVRLTLTFGRLAGRGGASNTVTVRLG from the coding sequence GTGAACGGACATTCCCGGAGATCGTTTCTCCGGCTCGGCGGTGTCACCACGGCCGGAGCGCTGATCCCGGCGTACGCCGCGGACACGGAGACCACGCCGCGCGCGTCGATCGACCCCTTCGTCCCGCTGCGCCACCGGTGGCGGGACGTGACGGCGGGGTCGGGGTTCGACGCGACGGCCGAGCCGTACCGGATCCGGCTGGCGAGGCTGGGGGCGAGGGCGGCCGGATACCGGGACGCCATGGCGGCGGCCGACGCGTCGCTCTGGCCAGACTTGGCGTTCCCCTCGCTCGGCGCCACCCCGGCCCGGCTGCGGACCATGGCCCGCGCGTACGCCCTGCCGGGGACCGGCCTGACCGGCGACGCGAACCTGGCCGCGGCCGTCGCGGACGGCCTCGACCACTACCGGCGGCGGGTGTACGCCGCGGGCGCCGACGAGGTCGGCAACTGGTGGTACTGGCGGATCGGCACCCCCAAAAACCTCCTCGACGCGGCCCTGCTGATCGGCCCGCACCTGACGGACCGGCAGAGCGCGGCGCTGCGGGAGGCAGTGGACCACTTCCTGCCCGAGTGCCGTCTGGACGACTACAGCGGGACCAGCACCGGGGCCAACCGGGTGGACCTGTGCGTGGTGACGTTGCTGCGCGCCGTCCTCGGCTCCGACCCGGCGAAGGCCGCGCTGGCCGTCTCCGCGCTCTCCCCGGTCTTCCCCTACGTCTCCGAGGGCGACGGGTTCTACCGGGACGGCTCCTTCGTCCAGCACACGACCGTCCCTTACCAGGGGACGTACGGAGCGTCGCTGCTGTCCGGTCTCGCGACACTGTTCGCGGTGTTGCGCGGCTCGCCCTGGGAGATCACCGACCCGAACCGGCAGGTCGTCTTCGACAGCGTCGAGAGGACGTTCGCGCCGATCGTCCACGACGGCTTCTGCATGGACCTGGTCAGCGGCCGGGCGATCGGCAGGCAGCCGTACGGTGACCACGAGAGGGGGCGCGCGATCGCCTCCGCGATCCTGCTGCTGGGGGAGACGGCCTCCGCCGCCGAGCGGTCCCGCTGGCAGGGCATGGTCAAGGGGTGGGCGCTGCGGAACACCCACAGGCCCATGCTCGAAGCGGCCGAGAACGACGACCTGGGGTTCCACGCGCGCCTCGCCGCGGTCCTGGACGACGACGCCGTCCCCGCGGCCGACGAGCCCGCGGGGCACCGGCTCCTGGCGATGAGCGCCCGCGCCGCGCACCGCGGGCCGGGCTGGTGCGCGGGCCTCAGCATGGCCTCCCACCGCATCGGCCACTACGAGCACGGCAACGGCGAGAACCTCCGAGGCTGGCACACCGGTTCGGGGATGCTCTACTGGTGGGCCGACGGCCACGGCGACCAGTATTCCGACTCCTTCTGGACCACCGTCGACCCCTACCGCCTGCCGGGCACGACCGTCTCCACCCGGCGGCTGGCCGACGGCGCCGGCGAGGCGTGGGGGGACACCTGCCCGCCGGGCCGCTGGGTGGGCGGCGCCACCGACGGCGTTCACGCGACGGTCGGCCAGCACCTGAACGGCTTCGAGAGCACCCTGGAGGCCTTCAAGTCGTGGTTCTTCCTCGACGACGCGGTGGTCTGCCTCGGTGCCGGGATCACCGGCGAGGACGGCGTGCCCGTCGAGACCGTCGTGGACAACCGCAGGACCGATGCGCTCCTCACCGTGGACGAGGGGAAGGGCTGGGCGCACCTGGAGGGGCACGGCGGCTACGTCCTGCCCTGCGGCACCCGCCTGCGCACCCTGCGCGAGGAACGCACCGGCGGCCCAGACCTGGCACTGGGTGAGGTACGCACCGGCAGCCCGGCCCCAGCGCTGGGTGAGGTACGCATCGGCGGTCCGGCCCCGGCAGCGGGCAAGGAAGGCGCCGGTGGCCCGAACCCGACGTTGGGCGAGGTACGCACCGGCGGCCCGGACCAGGTGACCCGGAGCTACGTGACCCTCTGGTTCGACCACGGTGTCGACCCCGTCTCGGCCGGTTACGTCTATCTCCTCCTGCCGGGCGCGAGCCTGGCGGAGACCCGGGCCCGCGCCGCCGACCCCGGCTGGGCGCGCGTGCTCGTCAACACCGCCCGGCAGCAAGGTGTCCGGGTCCCGTCACTCGGGATCACCGCCGTCACCTTCTGGAACGACGGAACCGTCGATGACCTCGCCGCCTCCGCCCCGTGCGCGGTCCTCGTCAGGGAGCGCGGCGACGGTACGGCCACGCTGACCGTGTCGGACCCCCGGCGCGACCTGAGCGAGCTGACCGTGACCTGGAGCCGGCCGGTGACCGAGGTGGTCCACGGACACCCTCTCCTGGCGAGCGCCACGACCGGCGTGAGACTCACGCTCACCTTCGGACGCCTTGCGGGCCGGGGCGGCGCCTCGAACACGGTCACCGTACGCCTCGGTTAG
- a CDS encoding glycoside hydrolase family 16 protein, whose amino-acid sequence MITRSHVRVAVLSMVAALAVSTLSAAQGEVVSAAPCAPAATGEASAAQALNWGAPSWCAEFDDYLDESDWVFYDSAGHAGNGRRSPQQLYLGNGALYLYGREDGTTAGLAARHDQAYGRWETRIRLYPGAGSYHPVALLWPKEGGGNVRSSTGEEIDFLEVIDDPERQRPNFFLHTPQGQEQAHANIDMTTWHTYAVEVTPSSVVGYIDGQEWFRSGNATSSSMSVCLQLDWFPGQGSSGEAWMEVDWLRIYPSSTGTAG is encoded by the coding sequence ATGATCACCAGATCCCACGTGCGGGTGGCCGTACTCAGCATGGTGGCCGCGCTGGCCGTGAGCACCCTCAGCGCGGCCCAGGGAGAGGTGGTCTCGGCGGCTCCCTGCGCCCCCGCCGCCACCGGCGAGGCCAGCGCCGCGCAAGCCCTCAACTGGGGCGCGCCGTCCTGGTGCGCGGAGTTCGACGACTACCTCGACGAGTCCGACTGGGTGTTCTACGACTCGGCCGGGCACGCCGGCAACGGCCGCCGCTCCCCGCAGCAGCTCTACCTCGGCAACGGGGCGCTCTACCTGTACGGCCGCGAGGACGGGACCACGGCCGGCCTGGCCGCCCGTCACGACCAGGCCTACGGGCGCTGGGAGACCCGCATCCGCCTGTACCCGGGCGCCGGGTCGTACCACCCCGTCGCCCTGCTGTGGCCCAAGGAGGGCGGCGGCAACGTGCGGAGCTCCACGGGAGAGGAGATCGACTTCCTGGAGGTCATCGACGATCCGGAGAGGCAGCGCCCGAACTTCTTCCTGCACACCCCTCAGGGGCAGGAGCAGGCCCACGCCAACATCGACATGACCACCTGGCACACCTACGCCGTGGAGGTCACCCCCAGTAGCGTCGTCGGCTACATCGACGGGCAGGAGTGGTTCCGCTCCGGCAACGCCACCAGCAGCTCGATGTCGGTCTGCCTGCAGCTGGACTGGTTCCCCGGCCAGGGCAGCTCCGGAGAGGCGTGGATGGAGGTGGACTGGCTCCGCATCTACCCGTCCTCGACGGGCACCGCGGGCTGA
- a CDS encoding MinD/ParA family ATP-binding protein: protein MTDTSPHIHASPPTPPTPPEQFHETVPLTAEHLLTNRRPEPAGGWRRLVWQLSGKRIIPAESAAELERRTLMAQAQTPVASGHHRIAVMSLKGGVGKTTTTVALGNTLASLRGDRVIAIDANPDRGTLGIKVKSETAATIRTMLAEAPHILRYADARAFTSQSPARLEVLASDTDPAVSEAFNAEDYRTVAGLIERYYSICITDCGTGLLHGAMGATLELADQIVLVSLVAVDGASSAAATLDWLTAHGHADLVKNAIVVLNAVEPKSDVDLDLLERHFTSRCRAVIRIPYDPHLKEGAEVDLVRLRPTTRGAYLRLAAAAGQTFGQRPDRGH, encoded by the coding sequence GTGACGGATACCTCTCCCCACATCCACGCATCACCGCCCACTCCGCCGACCCCACCCGAGCAGTTCCACGAAACGGTCCCGCTCACCGCGGAACACCTGCTCACCAACCGCCGCCCGGAACCCGCCGGGGGGTGGCGCCGTCTCGTCTGGCAGCTCTCCGGCAAGCGCATCATCCCCGCGGAGTCGGCGGCGGAGCTGGAACGGCGCACGCTGATGGCGCAGGCCCAGACCCCCGTCGCGAGCGGGCACCACCGGATCGCGGTCATGAGCCTCAAGGGCGGGGTCGGCAAGACCACGACGACCGTCGCCCTCGGCAACACGCTGGCCTCCCTGCGCGGCGACCGGGTGATCGCGATCGACGCCAACCCCGACCGCGGGACCCTCGGCATCAAGGTCAAGTCCGAGACGGCCGCGACCATCCGCACCATGCTGGCCGAGGCCCCCCACATCCTGCGCTACGCCGACGCGCGCGCCTTCACCTCCCAGTCACCCGCCCGGCTGGAGGTCCTCGCCTCCGACACCGACCCGGCGGTGAGCGAGGCGTTCAACGCCGAGGACTACCGCACGGTCGCCGGGCTCATCGAGCGCTACTACTCCATCTGCATCACCGACTGCGGGACCGGCCTGCTCCACGGGGCCATGGGCGCGACGCTGGAGCTGGCCGACCAGATCGTGCTGGTCAGCCTGGTCGCGGTGGACGGGGCGAGTTCGGCCGCCGCGACGCTGGACTGGCTGACCGCCCACGGTCACGCCGACCTCGTCAAGAACGCCATCGTCGTGCTGAACGCCGTGGAACCCAAGTCCGACGTGGACCTGGACCTGCTGGAGCGCCACTTCACCTCCCGCTGCCGCGCGGTGATCCGCATCCCCTACGACCCGCACCTCAAGGAGGGCGCCGAGGTGGACCTGGTCCGTCTCCGGCCCACCACCCGGGGCGCGTACCTCCGCCTGGCCGCGGCGGCCGGGCAGACCTTCGGGCAGCGCCCCGACCGGGGTCACTAG
- a CDS encoding VWA domain-containing protein, producing the protein MNEPTPGVGADALQAGRAGARPVRRALVVLALLVASAACGGADTPAGSANGPANGPDVLRVLAGSEVGDLEPLLRRAQDAVGVRVTLSYAGTLDGADQVASGGADGRYDATWFSSNRYLSLIDGAAARLSTQTKVMVSPVLLGLKASKARELGWDGKAVTWNDIASAASAGKFTFGMTSPAASNSGFSALVGVTAALSDAGEALEEAQIASATPRLKEFFSAQTLTSGSSGWLADAYVKEGAVDGLVNYESVLLGLNASGRLAEPLTLVYPGDGVVTADYPLTLLSSAPPEKKELYGKLAAWLRTPEIQREIMTTTHRRPIVPQVRPDPRFGTASLVELPFPNRRGAADKLIGVYLNQVRRPSRTLFVLDTSGSMGGGRIDALKQALTALSGADTSVSGSFSRFRDRETVTMIPFNTGPGTPETFTLPDRDPEPVLQRIRSYSEGLRVDGGTAIFDSLRAAYEQAGASASEDFTSIVLMTDGENTDGSSYDDFAGYYASLPVKFRTFVVLFGDSDVDEMRRIAELTGGATFDARKGSLATAFKEIRGYQ; encoded by the coding sequence ATGAACGAGCCGACACCCGGCGTAGGAGCGGACGCGCTTCAGGCCGGACGGGCGGGCGCGCGTCCGGTGAGGCGGGCGCTCGTCGTGCTGGCCCTGCTGGTGGCGTCGGCCGCGTGCGGCGGGGCCGACACTCCCGCCGGTTCCGCGAACGGCCCCGCGAACGGCCCCGACGTGCTCCGCGTCCTCGCGGGAAGCGAGGTCGGCGACCTGGAACCACTGCTCAGACGGGCTCAGGACGCCGTCGGCGTGCGGGTCACGCTGTCGTACGCGGGAACGCTCGACGGGGCCGACCAGGTGGCGAGCGGCGGCGCGGACGGGCGGTACGACGCGACGTGGTTCTCCTCCAACCGCTACCTGTCGCTGATCGACGGGGCGGCCGCGCGGCTCTCGACCCAGACCAAGGTCATGGTCTCGCCCGTGCTGCTCGGGCTGAAGGCGTCCAAGGCCCGCGAGCTCGGCTGGGACGGCAAGGCCGTGACCTGGAACGACATCGCCTCGGCCGCGAGCGCCGGGAAGTTCACCTTCGGCATGACCAGCCCCGCGGCGTCCAACTCCGGATTCTCGGCGCTGGTCGGCGTGACGGCGGCGCTCTCCGACGCCGGTGAGGCCCTGGAGGAGGCCCAGATCGCCTCGGCGACCCCCAGGCTGAAGGAGTTCTTCTCGGCGCAGACGCTCACCTCCGGCTCCTCCGGCTGGCTCGCGGACGCGTACGTCAAGGAGGGCGCGGTGGACGGGCTCGTGAACTACGAGTCGGTGCTGCTCGGCCTCAACGCCTCCGGCAGGCTCGCCGAGCCGCTCACGCTGGTCTACCCGGGCGACGGGGTGGTGACGGCCGACTACCCGCTCACGCTGCTGAGCTCCGCGCCCCCGGAGAAGAAGGAGCTGTACGGGAAACTCGCCGCCTGGCTGCGCACGCCGGAGATCCAGCGGGAGATCATGACCACCACCCACCGCAGGCCCATCGTCCCCCAGGTCCGTCCCGACCCGCGTTTCGGGACCGCGTCGCTGGTGGAACTGCCCTTCCCCAACCGGCGCGGCGCGGCCGACAAGCTGATCGGCGTCTACCTCAACCAGGTGCGCAGGCCGTCGCGGACCCTGTTCGTGCTGGACACCTCCGGTTCGATGGGGGGAGGACGGATCGACGCGCTCAAGCAGGCGCTGACCGCCCTGTCCGGCGCCGACACCTCCGTCAGCGGATCGTTCTCGCGCTTCCGCGACCGCGAGACGGTCACGATGATCCCGTTCAACACGGGCCCCGGCACCCCGGAGACCTTCACGCTGCCCGACCGTGATCCCGAACCGGTGCTCCAGCGGATCCGCTCGTACAGCGAGGGGCTGCGGGTCGACGGCGGGACCGCGATCTTCGACAGCCTGCGGGCCGCCTACGAGCAGGCGGGGGCGTCGGCGTCGGAGGACTTCACCTCGATCGTGCTGATGACGGACGGCGAGAACACCGACGGCAGCTCGTACGACGACTTCGCCGGCTACTACGCGTCGCTCCCCGTGAAGTTCAGGACGTTCGTCGTGCTCTTCGGCGACAGCGACGTCGACGAGATGAGGCGGATCGCCGAGCTCACCGGCGGGGCGACCTTCGACGCCAGGAAGGGGTCGCTGGCCACGGCCTTCAAGGAGATCCGTGGCTACCAGTAG
- a CDS encoding beta family protein, producing MKTGEVAARREARDGRRAGRGFANHTENHVMTVYMPILRGRAGEFLALGKVAAELRPSVRPLIEVMPLESDTGDGKRSVIESVAAFEKRVEEHLPTDRVFAVDCRRVLGKYKSPDDPGVMSMVSNAVGKLGYRMIPVVRPEDDECAFRSAGYAAAQHRKGVCLRVPWSGPRTSADDARLSRRIRDQLGLRFRDIDLVLDLWAVDSDALLEGHKAAAWQALTWAKGIPVRSVTLAAGAFPKSLADVPFDTPMAIPRRDAVLWTDVAGSYTATELSYADYGVSSPRVSQGRNPHPNLRYAVDGQWYAYRCERREGPGALAGFDNLCKAVVADLWPPRGAAFSWGDEQIERFANGQPLLPRRPESWHACSLSHHFATVLERLTHLRRP from the coding sequence GTGAAAACCGGAGAGGTGGCGGCCCGCCGGGAGGCGAGGGACGGCCGCCGCGCCGGACGCGGGTTCGCCAACCACACGGAGAACCATGTCATGACGGTGTACATGCCGATCCTGAGAGGGCGGGCCGGTGAGTTCCTGGCCCTGGGAAAGGTCGCCGCGGAGCTCCGGCCCTCCGTGCGACCGCTGATCGAAGTGATGCCGCTGGAGTCGGACACCGGCGACGGGAAGCGGTCGGTAATCGAGAGTGTGGCCGCTTTCGAGAAACGCGTGGAGGAGCATCTGCCCACCGATCGCGTTTTCGCGGTGGACTGCCGCCGCGTGCTCGGCAAGTACAAAAGCCCGGACGACCCCGGTGTCATGTCAATGGTGTCCAACGCCGTGGGGAAGCTCGGCTATCGCATGATCCCGGTGGTACGGCCGGAGGACGACGAGTGCGCGTTCCGGAGCGCGGGGTACGCCGCCGCGCAGCATCGGAAGGGTGTCTGCCTGCGCGTGCCCTGGTCCGGGCCGCGCACCTCCGCGGACGACGCCCGGCTGTCGCGCCGGATACGCGACCAGTTGGGCCTGCGGTTCAGGGACATCGATCTCGTGCTCGACCTGTGGGCGGTCGACTCCGACGCCCTGCTGGAGGGCCACAAGGCCGCCGCCTGGCAGGCGCTCACCTGGGCGAAAGGAATACCGGTACGTTCGGTCACCCTGGCCGCCGGCGCGTTCCCCAAGTCCCTCGCCGACGTCCCCTTCGACACCCCGATGGCCATCCCCCGGCGGGACGCCGTCCTGTGGACGGACGTCGCGGGCTCGTACACCGCGACCGAACTGTCCTACGCGGACTACGGCGTGTCCAGCCCGCGGGTGTCACAGGGGCGAAACCCGCACCCGAACCTGCGGTACGCGGTCGACGGCCAGTGGTACGCCTACCGATGCGAGCGGCGCGAGGGCCCCGGTGCCCTCGCGGGTTTCGACAACCTGTGCAAGGCGGTGGTCGCGGATCTCTGGCCGCCCCGGGGAGCGGCGTTCTCGTGGGGCGACGAGCAGATCGAGCGCTTCGCCAACGGACAGCCGTTGTTGCCGAGGAGACCGGAGTCGTGGCACGCCTGCAGCCTGTCGCACCACTTCGCCACGGTGCTCGAACGGCTGACCCACCTCAGACGGCCGTGA
- a CDS encoding ABC transporter ATP-binding protein → MVGALDHRYRGEHPIRTLAYLFREDRLRLLVAVFAFLVKHSPTWLLPLITANVVDIVVTRAPIAHLWVNAGVLLALLLFNYPLHLLYVRCLHGAIRRMGTNLRSALCRRMQQLSIGYHARVSAAVLQTKVIRDVESVEQTSQQAADMGLSALTMLAGGLVVIAVQVPAAIPVFLVVVPTAALLVMRMRTRLRDDNESFRREVEQLSSRVSEMTTLIPITRAHGLEQDALHRVDGTLTKVLRKGLRLDLLNGSFGALAWILLNALGVAFLTGSALVAYYQVIPITAGDVVMLTSFFATLTAAVTSLLTLTPMISKGLASVRSIGEVLQAPDLEHNAGKEEVASVGGEVEFRDVEFSYGEETAITGFNLTVTPGETIALVGPSGAGKSTVLNLVIGFLRPTSGRILLDGRDMETLDLRTYRRFLSVVPQESILFEGSIRENVTYGMADVPEDRVRQALQDANALEFIDRLPDGLDTVVGERGARLSGGQRQRLAIARALIRDPRVLILDEATSALDTRSEALIQEALTRLVAGRTVLVVAHRLSTIRGADRIVVMRDGGIEEVGTHEELMRLRGAYAGLQGAQLA, encoded by the coding sequence GTGGTTGGCGCTCTCGATCACCGCTATCGCGGTGAGCATCCAATCCGCACGCTCGCCTACCTTTTCCGGGAGGACCGCCTCAGGCTGCTCGTGGCGGTCTTCGCCTTCCTGGTCAAGCACAGCCCGACCTGGCTGTTGCCACTGATCACCGCCAACGTCGTCGACATCGTGGTCACCCGCGCCCCGATCGCCCACCTGTGGGTCAACGCGGGCGTGCTGCTCGCCCTGCTGCTCTTCAACTACCCCCTGCACCTGCTCTACGTCCGCTGCCTGCACGGTGCCATCCGCCGGATGGGGACGAACCTGCGTTCCGCGCTCTGCCGCCGCATGCAGCAGCTCTCCATCGGCTACCACGCGCGGGTCAGCGCCGCCGTACTCCAGACCAAGGTCATTCGAGACGTGGAGAGCGTGGAGCAGACCAGCCAGCAGGCGGCCGACATGGGACTGTCCGCGCTCACCATGCTGGCCGGGGGCCTGGTGGTGATCGCCGTGCAGGTGCCCGCCGCGATCCCCGTCTTCCTGGTGGTCGTACCCACCGCGGCCCTGCTCGTGATGCGGATGCGCACCCGGCTGCGCGACGACAACGAGAGCTTCCGCCGCGAGGTCGAGCAGCTGTCCAGCCGGGTCAGCGAGATGACCACGCTCATCCCGATCACCCGCGCGCACGGCCTGGAGCAGGACGCCCTGCACCGCGTCGACGGCACGCTGACCAAGGTGCTGCGCAAGGGTCTCCGGCTCGACCTGCTCAACGGCAGCTTCGGCGCGCTGGCCTGGATCCTGCTCAACGCGCTCGGCGTCGCCTTCCTCACCGGTTCCGCGCTCGTCGCCTACTACCAGGTCATCCCCATCACCGCGGGTGACGTGGTCATGCTCACCAGCTTCTTCGCCACCCTCACCGCCGCCGTCACCTCCCTGCTCACCCTCACCCCGATGATCAGCAAGGGACTGGCGTCCGTACGGTCCATCGGCGAGGTCCTCCAGGCACCCGACCTGGAGCACAACGCGGGCAAGGAGGAGGTCGCCTCCGTCGGAGGCGAGGTCGAGTTCCGCGACGTCGAGTTCTCCTACGGCGAGGAGACCGCGATCACGGGGTTCAACCTCACGGTGACCCCCGGCGAGACGATCGCGCTGGTCGGCCCCTCCGGAGCGGGCAAGTCGACCGTGCTCAACCTCGTCATCGGCTTCCTGCGGCCCACCTCGGGCCGGATCCTGCTGGACGGGCGCGACATGGAGACGCTGGACCTGCGGACCTACCGCAGGTTCCTGTCCGTCGTGCCGCAGGAGTCGATCCTGTTCGAGGGCAGCATTAGGGAGAACGTCACCTACGGCATGGCCGACGTTCCCGAGGACCGGGTGCGGCAGGCGCTCCAGGACGCCAACGCGCTGGAGTTCATCGACCGGCTCCCCGACGGCCTCGACACGGTCGTCGGGGAGCGGGGCGCCCGCCTGTCGGGCGGGCAGCGCCAGCGCCTGGCCATCGCCCGCGCCCTGATCCGCGATCCGCGCGTGCTGATCCTGGACGAGGCCACCTCCGCCCTGGACACCCGCTCCGAGGCGCTCATCCAGGAGGCGCTGACCCGCCTGGTCGCCGGGCGTACGGTCCTCGTCGTCGCCCACAGGTTGTCGACCATCCGAGGCGCCGACCGCATCGTGGTCATGCGCGACGGCGGGATCGAGGAGGTGGGCACCCACGAGGAGCTGATGCGGCTGCGCGGCGCCTACGCCGGGTTGCAGGGCGCCCAGCTCGCCTGA
- a CDS encoding DUF6400 family protein — protein MSQENTSPHTDFEIDLTLEETRRRAAVMAALEPGWDPVAAMRAEEEAYDLLYSDLDERQRETYDMLVAAGVLPRREHGRAAT, from the coding sequence ATGAGCCAGGAAAACACCAGCCCGCACACCGATTTCGAGATCGACCTCACCCTTGAGGAGACTCGCCGCCGCGCCGCGGTCATGGCGGCGCTGGAGCCCGGCTGGGACCCGGTGGCGGCGATGCGGGCCGAGGAGGAGGCGTACGACCTCCTCTACTCCGATCTCGACGAGCGGCAGCGGGAGACCTACGACATGCTCGTGGCCGCCGGCGTACTCCCCCGGAGGGAGCACGGTCGTGCTGCCACTTGA
- a CDS encoding LCP family protein: MSSGLIDAFPKPPTEPPPGSPGRRSSQPRRRWLWWLVITVTAVLLVAAGTMAGAYVKLTGNVKHVEVTAEDLGRRPAKTAGKALNVLIVGSDQRGGKNARYGRVAGERTDTIMLAHISPKRDNAMVISFPRDSMVQLPACRARQGLPGQQPHVGMINESFNSGGITCTWKTVESLTGIHIDHFVKVDFTGFKGMVDAVGGVEICVPEAIDDKKALLHLAAGRQNLGGEQALGYVRARYSLGDGSDIGRIQRQQMFIASMVKKVMSGETLTDPTRLFGFLDAATKSVTTDPGLTPGVMRDLATSAQGLAAGQIHFITTPWRYSLVHPGRVEWVQPQSGRLFRIVATDRAITGSGVKGGQTRVPRSKIQVEVRNGTMRSGLATLVAVQLEERGYHVARIGDASRKPYPTTTIAYSPNGAAKAPTLSRDLLASRPLPVRRATTGRLVLTIGDDWKGLKPLPRNDTESLKGFDATHDSCTGA; the protein is encoded by the coding sequence GTGAGCAGCGGGTTGATCGACGCGTTCCCAAAACCGCCCACCGAGCCGCCTCCGGGGTCGCCCGGCCGGCGCTCGTCCCAGCCGCGCCGCAGGTGGCTGTGGTGGCTGGTGATCACCGTCACCGCCGTGTTGCTCGTGGCGGCGGGGACGATGGCCGGCGCGTACGTCAAGCTGACCGGCAACGTCAAGCACGTCGAGGTCACCGCGGAGGACCTCGGGCGGCGCCCGGCCAAGACCGCGGGCAAGGCGCTGAACGTCCTGATCGTCGGCTCGGACCAGCGGGGCGGCAAGAACGCGAGGTACGGCCGGGTGGCGGGCGAGCGGACCGACACGATCATGCTCGCGCACATCTCGCCGAAGCGGGACAACGCGATGGTCATCAGCTTCCCGCGCGACTCGATGGTCCAGCTTCCGGCCTGCCGGGCCAGGCAGGGACTGCCCGGCCAGCAACCGCACGTGGGCATGATCAACGAGTCGTTCAACTCCGGCGGAATCACCTGTACCTGGAAGACCGTCGAGTCGCTCACCGGTATCCACATCGACCACTTCGTGAAGGTCGACTTCACCGGCTTCAAGGGCATGGTCGACGCGGTCGGCGGCGTGGAGATCTGCGTACCCGAGGCGATCGACGACAAGAAGGCGCTGCTCCACCTGGCCGCCGGACGCCAGAACCTCGGGGGCGAGCAGGCCCTGGGCTACGTGCGAGCCCGCTACAGCCTGGGCGACGGCTCGGACATCGGGCGCATCCAGCGCCAGCAGATGTTCATCGCCTCCATGGTCAAGAAGGTCATGAGCGGCGAGACGCTCACCGACCCCACCCGGCTGTTCGGCTTCCTCGACGCGGCGACGAAGTCGGTCACCACCGACCCCGGCCTCACCCCGGGCGTCATGAGGGACCTGGCGACCAGCGCGCAGGGGCTCGCCGCGGGGCAGATCCACTTCATCACCACCCCGTGGCGCTACTCGCTGGTCCACCCGGGCCGGGTGGAGTGGGTCCAGCCGCAGAGCGGCAGGCTGTTCAGGATCGTCGCGACGGACCGGGCGATCACCGGCTCCGGGGTCAAGGGCGGTCAGACCAGGGTGCCCCGGTCGAAGATCCAGGTCGAGGTGCGCAACGGGACCATGCGGTCCGGCCTGGCCACCCTGGTGGCCGTCCAACTGGAGGAGCGCGGCTATCACGTCGCCAGGATCGGCGACGCGTCGCGCAAGCCGTACCCGACGACCACGATCGCCTACTCGCCGAACGGCGCCGCCAAGGCGCCCACCCTCAGCCGCGACCTGCTCGCCTCCAGGCCGCTGCCCGTCCGCCGGGCGACCACCGGCAGGCTCGTCCTGACGATCGGCGACGACTGGAAGGGTCTGAAGCCGCTTCCCCGCAACGACACCGAGAGCCTGAAGGGTTTCGACGCGACCCACGACTCGTGCACCGGCGCCTGA